The following are encoded together in the Triticum dicoccoides isolate Atlit2015 ecotype Zavitan chromosome 6B, WEW_v2.0, whole genome shotgun sequence genome:
- the LOC119321192 gene encoding oligopeptide transporter 5-like — protein MLTTFRQNPVNIPEFSIIMLCYSLGKLMAAVLPAKVVRVPGTKIVFSLNPGPFSLKEHILCCMIANNGLGASPAIDILAATKAYFRRSIHPVAVFLLLLTTNNISCGFIGFFMKFFVNRSEMWWPEILPMVTMYRAFHEKEERSKATLPRNKFFFLVFVISFSYYTIPGCFFPSVSALSFVCWVWKRSITAQQIGSGYNGLGIGSFGLDWSTVSSFTGSPLMFPFFVIVNTMVGFILFMYIVVPYRNRLTPRYIDIATTRYNNPIHAGANSTSTPKRNNKRK, from the exons ATGCTGACCACTTTCAGACAAAACCCGGTTAATATTCCGGAATTTTCAATTATTATGTTGTGCTACTCTCTAGGCAAACTCATGGCTGCTGTTCTTCCAGCCAAAGTTGTGAGGGTCCCTGGAACCAAAATTGTGTTCTCACTGAACCCTGGCCCATTCAGTCTAAAGGAACATATACTGTGTTGCATGATCGCTAATAATGGTTTAGGGGCTTCTCCTGCAATAGATATTTTGGCAGCCACAAAGGCCTATTTCAGAAGATCTATTCACCCAGTTGCAGTTTTTTTGCTTCTACTCACAACAAAT AATATTTCTTGTGGATTTATTGGCTTCTTCATGAAGTTCTTTGTGAACCGCTCAGAGATGTGGTGGCCTGAAATCTTACCCATGGTAACAATGTACAG GGCATTTCATGAGAAGGAGGAAAGATCAAAGGCAACACTACCAAGAAATAAATTTTTCTTCTTGGTCTTTGTCATTAGTTTTTCGTACTATACCATTCCGGGTTGCTTCTTCCCTTCTGTTAGTGCATTGTCATTTGTTTGCTGGGTTTGGAAAAGGTCTATCACTGCTCAGCAAATTGGCTCTGGTTATAATGGTTTGGGGATTGGCTCATTTGGCCTTGATTGGTCGACAGTTAGCAGCTTCACTGGCAGTCCTCTAATGTTCCCTTTCTTTGTCATTGTCAACACGATGGTTGGGTTTATCTTATTCATGTACATTGTCGTCCCTTACCGAAATAGGCTTACGCCCCGCTATATTGATATAGCAACCACCCGATACAACAATCCGATCCACGCTGGGGCAAACAGCACAAGCACGCCCAAAAGAAATAACAAGAGAAAATAA